One window of the Magnolia sinica isolate HGM2019 chromosome 19, MsV1, whole genome shotgun sequence genome contains the following:
- the LOC131234352 gene encoding probable translation initiation factor eIF-2B subunit delta, translating to MEARRASRMVIDPKVRQVGFVTPGAPPDRTQSGPTIATSPPVADLSLAGNSLSPVMIPPPRHASDNLSSSISAAAVARPIPVPVRRAGDSMVLGSYNPSESLLGTSPMPSPSSRTDDVELSEDMSTASGWIGKGSTGKVAASSFPNSGVAEVAASKVGNFMGPISLTTVSVMKMPLGVSEKGGRALAEVQNERAGGSKPLKEKTSKAERRAIQEAQRAAKAAAKNAGEGSKPATASGGAATANSKQSKGVKLPSQKKDSAPGTPSVAASEKKGADRPPEKDRKKDVPHPRMQFDDEQRVEKAKKRAVVKQTEARNRVELFRHLPQYEHGTRLSDLESKFFQLDPMHPAVYKVGLQYLAGDISGGNARCVAMLLAFKEAIKDYSTPPEKNLIRDLTAKIGSYVSFLIECRPLSISMGNAIRFLKNTIARLPLTLSESEAKASLQSDIERFINDKIVLADKVIVRHAVTKIRDGDVLLTYGSSSVVEMILLYAHELGKQFRVVVVDSRPKLEGQALLRRLVAKGLSCTYTHINAISYIMHEVTRVFLGASSVLSNGTVYSRVGTACVAMVAHAFRVPVLICCEAYKFHERVQLDSICSNELGDSDAIAKVPGRKDVNYLDNCSDIENLQNLQLLNLAYDATPSDYVSMIVTDYGMVPPTSVPVIVREYRREHLWI from the exons ATGGAGGCCCGAAGAGCTTCTCGCATGGTGATCGATCCTAAAGTGCGCCAGGTGGGATTCGTTACCCCCGGCGCACCCCCCGACCGCACCCAGTCCGGGCCCACCATCGCCACGTCACCTCCCGTCGCCGACCTATCCCTCGCCGGCAACTCCCTCTCCCCGGTCATGATCCCCCCGCCTCGCCACGCGTCTGACAACCTCTCGTCTTCAATCTCCGCTGCTGCCGTGGCCCGCCCGATTCCCGTCCCGGTCCGCAGGGCCGGGGACTCTATGGTGCTCGGGAGCTACAACCCCTCGGAGTCGCTCCTGGGGACGTCGCCGATGCCATCGCCGTCGAGCAGGACCGACGATGTGGAGCTGTCAGAGGATATGTCAACGGCATCTGGGTGGATCGGGAAGGGCAGTACGGGGAAGGTCGCCGCATCGTCTTTCCCAAACAGTGGCGTGGCTGAGGTGGCAGCATCGAAGGTGGGTAATTTTATGGGGCCGATCAGTCTGACCACGGTGTCGGTGATGAAAATGCCGCTGGGAGTGTCAG AAAAAGGTGGAAGGGCGTTGGCTGAGGTGCAAAATGAACGTGCTGGGGGTTCAAAGCCATTGAAAGAGAAAACCTCAAAAGCTGAAAGACGTGCCATTCAAGAGGCTCAACGAGCTGCTAAGGCTGCTGCAAAAAATGCAG GAGAAGGAAGCAAGCCTGCAACTGCTTCTGGAGGAGCGGCGACAGCAAATTCCAAGCAATCTAAAGGTGTGAAGCTGCCTTCACAGAAGAAAGATAGTGCTCCAGGTACGCCTTCAGTTGCGGCTTCGGAGAAGAAAGGTGCCGATCGACCTCCAGAAAAAGACAGGAAGAAAGATGTCCCTCACCCGCGTATGCAATTTGATGATGAGCAACGAGTCGAAAAGGCTAAAAAGCGTGCAGTGGTTAAGCAAACTGAAGCTAGAAACAGGGTTGAATTGTTCAGACATTTACCCCAGTATGAACATGGAACTCGGCTTTCTGAccttgagtcgaagtttttccaGCTTGATCCAATGCATCCTGCTGTTTACAAG GTTGGGTTGCAGTATTTGGCTGGGGATATTTCTGGCGGCAATGCACGTTGTGTTGCAATGCTTTTGGCATTTAAAGAGGCCATTAAGGACTATTCCACACCACCCGAAAAAAATCTCATTCGAGATTTGACCGCAAAAATTGGTAGCTATGTTTCATTTTTGATCGAGTGTAGGCCCCTTTCAATCAGCATGGGAAATGCAATTAGGTTTCTGAAGAACACAATTGCCAGGTTGCCTTTGACGTTGTCAGAGTCGGAAGCAAAAGCTTCACTCCAGTCAGATATTGAACGTTTTATAAATGATAAGATAGTGCTTGCTGATAAGGTGATAGTGAGGCATGCAGTAACAAAGATCAGAGATGGGGATGTGCTGCTCACATATGGGTCATCTTCTGTCGTTGAAATGATACTATTGTATGCTCATGAGCTCGGGAAACAGTTCCGTGTTGTGGTAGTAGACTCACGTCCAAAGCTCGAAGGCCAAGCATTGCTTCGGAGGCTGGTGGCGAAGGGCCTCAGCTGTACTTACACACATATAAATGCTATTTCCTATATCATGCATGAAGTAACACGAGTTTTTTTGGGAGCTTCTTCTGTGTTATCTAATGGAACCGTTTATTCAAGAGTTGGGACTGCGTGTGTTGCTATGGTTGCTCATGCTTTCCGTGTTCCTGTTTTAATATGCTGCGAAGCATATAAGTTCCATGAAAGGGTACAACTTGATTCTATATGCTCTAATGAACTAG GTGACTCAGATGCCATTGCAAAGGTTCCTGGAAGAAAGGATGTGAATTATCTGGATAATTGCTCTGATATTGAAAATCTACAAAATTTACAACTTCTGAATCTTGC TTATGATGCGACTCCTTCAGATTATGTATCAATGATAGTCACAGATTATGGAATG GTGCCACCGACAAGCGTGCCAGTCATCGTCCGAGAATACCGAAGAGAGCACTTGTGGATATAG